Within the Setaria viridis chromosome 3, Setaria_viridis_v4.0, whole genome shotgun sequence genome, the region CTGCATCGATCAGCAGTGTTGGAAACTTTGTAGCCTTCGGAGATGCTGCTGCCGAGTGCCGACGGGCGGCCTCTGTCGTCCTTTCCGGCCTACGCCCCGACGCGACATCACCATCCTACTTGATCGACGACCCGGTCACCGGGTTCTTCACGCCATGCGCGACTCCCTGGACCCGAAGCAACGAGCTGCCAAAACCGAGCACTGTCGATTACGACGGCACACAAGTCACCGTTGCTGTCATCATCAACGCGGTCTTAATGAACTATTTGACCCGCAAGCGACGGACGCTGCCGTGATCAACGGTCATGGTTAATTTGACAGATTGATGATCAGCTGGACGTTCATGCACGCGCTATTCGTTGCGTTGCGTCCATGGAGCTTTCAGTCACATCCTTCCTTGCCGTGTCAAACTGTCAAGCGTACTGTTCAGCTGAGACTTTTTTCTCTAAACAGTAAACACAAAGCCACATAgccccctcttcctcctcccaacaGCACAGCATCAGCACGCACGGCTATGCATATATACTCCTAGCTCTCTGCCATCAACcctccctcactctctctctccggcCATGCCTCCCCTCTACGTGGTAGCACTGGCCGGGCTCATCCTCTTCTCTTCGCTGCACACCGCTGCTCCATGCTCCAACGCAACTGCAATTGGCGACACGCTCGCGGCAGGCAAGGCGCTCGCCATCGGCGACAAGCTCGTCTCAAGGAACGGCAAGTTCGCGCTCGGCTTCTTCCAGCTCCGTCACAGCGTAGCCGGTAAGGCCGTCTCCTCCCCCGGCTGGTACCTTGGCATATGGTTCAACAAGATCCCGGTTTGCACCACCGTCTGGGTCGCTAACCGGGACAAGCCAATCGCTGAGTCCGACCTCAACACAACGCAGCTCAGGATCTCAGGAGATGGCAACCTCGTCATCTTTGCCTTAAACAAAAACACCAGCACTGAATCCAGACTATGGTTCACTGAAGTTGCCAATAGCACAGATACTAGTATCAGTGCTGTTCTCAACAACACCGGGAACTTTGCCCTCGTGCAAAAAACCCCATCTAGTGGAGAACCGTTGTGGCAGAGCTTTGACTGCCCAACGGATGTCGGGCTTCCTACCGCAAAGATTGGCCGTAACAAGGTCACCGGTTTCAACTGGTCGTTCGTCTCAAAGAAGAGCCTAATTGATCCAGGTTTTGGCTCATACTCCATCGAACTAAGCATTGATGGGGCGCTGCGCCTTGCAAGTCGCAGCTCCCCCTCTGTAGTGTACTGGTCTTGGACATCTGGAGGACTAGCACAACTTGTAAAAGCACTCGATGGGTTGATGGACTCGGATCCACGGACCAAGGGTTTGCTTAAACCCACATATCAAGATAACGATGAAGAGGTGTACTTCTCATACACCATAACGAATGAATCAGCTTCCGTATTCGTCCCAATAGACATCTCCGGTCAGCTTAAGTTAAATGTTTGGTCGCAAGCCAAAGAAACTTGGGAAACTGTATACGCCCAGCCTTCTGATTTCTGCATAGCACCGGCTGTCTGCGGACCTTTCGCGGTCTGCAACAGCAATTCACGCCCATTATTCTGTGACTGTATGGAGACCTTCTCTCAGAAATCGCCACTGGATTGGGAGCTTGGTGATCGAAGAGGAGGGTGTGCTAGAAATACTCCCTTACATTGCATAACTAGCAACAAAAGCCAGACAAGTTCAACAGATGTGTTCCACCCTATACCTAAAGTTACATTGCCTGGTAATCCTCGGAGTATAGAAGACGCTACCACGCAAAGCAATTGTGAAGAAGCTTGTCTCAATGACTGCTCCTGCACCGGTTATTCATATGACAATAGTAAATGCTCTGTCTGGCACGGGGAATTGCTCAATGTAAATATGGACGATGGGATTGGTATTTCTTCTCAAG harbors:
- the LOC117850347 gene encoding G-type lectin S-receptor-like serine/threonine-protein kinase At2g19130; translated protein: MPPLYVVALAGLILFSSLHTAAPCSNATAIGDTLAAGKALAIGDKLVSRNGKFALGFFQLRHSVAGKAVSSPGWYLGIWFNKIPVCTTVWVANRDKPIAESDLNTTQLRISGDGNLVIFALNKNTSTESRLWFTEVANSTDTSISAVLNNTGNFALVQKTPSSGEPLWQSFDCPTDVGLPTAKIGRNKVTGFNWSFVSKKSLIDPGFGSYSIELSIDGALRLASRSSPSVVYWSWTSGGLAQLVKALDGLMDSDPRTKGLLKPTYQDNDEEVYFSYTITNESASVFVPIDISGQLKLNVWSQAKETWETVYAQPSDFCIAPAVCGPFAVCNSNSRPLFCDCMETFSQKSPLDWELGDRRGGCARNTPLHCITSNKSQTSSTDVFHPIPKVTLPGNPRSIEDATTQSNCEEACLNDCSCTGYSYDNSKCSVWHGELLNVNMDDGIGISSQDVLYLRLAATDFQSLSKNNKRKPRAIIAASIVSFGLLMLMLLLLVWRTRFKRFNASLHDIPGSGGIIAFRYTDLVHATKNFSERLGGGGFGSVFKGVLSESTTIAVKRLDGARQGEKQFRAEVSSIGLIQHINLVKLIGFCCEGDKRLLVYEHMSNGSLDAHLFQSNAIILKWSTRYQIAIGVARGLCYLHESCRECIIHCDIKPENILLDASFAPKIADFGMAAFVGRDFSRVLTTFRGTAGYLAPEWLSGVAITPKVDVYSFGMVLLEIISGKRNTPEVNSKSSYQVAFFPVQAISKLHEGDLQSLVDRQLHGDFDLEEAERVCKVAFWCIQDNECDRPTMGEVVRVLEGLQELNMPPMPRLLAAITERSDAASM